Proteins encoded together in one Fibrobacter sp. UWP2 window:
- a CDS encoding DUF1007 family protein yields MSRHVLTFAIALLAVFSSLSSAHPHVFADVTVKALFSEKGFVGIKNHWVYDEMYSAAMMSSADKDKDGKLSSSENSWMQSAILEPIEKNNYFNYVQYKSDFLKAERIQDFKAKIVDRKLVLDFTVGFSVPVTADYTMLVIVVSDPSNYIQMTTDMDNSDVDSPELLEVEYFSDALDGLTLFRGFRSEIEGLYLRYKKK; encoded by the coding sequence TTGTCTCGGCATGTTTTGACATTCGCCATTGCCTTGCTGGCTGTATTCTCGTCGTTGTCATCGGCACACCCGCACGTGTTTGCCGATGTCACGGTGAAGGCTCTCTTTAGCGAGAAGGGATTTGTGGGAATCAAGAACCACTGGGTTTACGACGAAATGTACAGCGCGGCCATGATGTCCTCTGCCGATAAGGACAAGGACGGCAAACTCTCGAGTTCCGAGAACAGCTGGATGCAGTCGGCGATTCTTGAACCGATAGAGAAGAACAATTACTTCAATTACGTGCAGTACAAGTCCGATTTTTTGAAGGCCGAACGCATCCAGGATTTTAAGGCGAAGATTGTGGACCGCAAACTGGTCCTGGATTTTACGGTGGGTTTCTCGGTGCCGGTGACGGCGGACTACACCATGTTGGTCATAGTCGTCTCGGACCCGTCGAACTACATCCAGATGACGACGGACATGGATAATTCGGACGTTGATTCCCCGGAATTGCTCGAGGTGGAATATTTTTCGGATGCGCTGGACGGGTTGACCCTGTTTCGCGGATTCCGTTCGGAGATAGAAGGGCTTTATTTGAGGTATAAAAAGAAATGA
- a CDS encoding nickel/cobalt transporter: protein MLVLVLVCCVALFAGATKKRFSVEGVNTDAPAQVEATAELQSARAAVKEVGLWDRFANAQKQLREVITEKVSLMKSGDWSVIWAFLAVCFIYGILHALGPGHGKSIVVGYFLARKGGWRQGIALGTSITFIHTLSAVLLLVILYLVMRATVFPSFEFARENIEKASYALVMLTGVLLVAIAVRDLVRRFRRSEKRDRATPASWKEIMAVAAVTGIVPCPAVALIVLFCLLHSMVLLSLLGALFICIGMTVTNVSFGIAAVAMSKGIDKGAVRSGRFASDIHIAAALVGGILVFMSGLLLFVNVFSGRC from the coding sequence ATGCTGGTATTGGTACTGGTTTGTTGCGTGGCCCTCTTTGCGGGAGCCACCAAGAAGCGCTTCTCGGTGGAGGGCGTGAATACGGACGCCCCGGCGCAGGTCGAGGCGACTGCCGAACTGCAAAGCGCCCGTGCCGCGGTGAAGGAGGTTGGTCTTTGGGATCGCTTCGCCAATGCCCAAAAGCAGTTGCGCGAGGTCATTACCGAAAAAGTCTCGCTGATGAAGTCGGGCGACTGGAGCGTCATTTGGGCTTTCTTGGCGGTCTGCTTCATATACGGAATCCTCCATGCCCTTGGCCCGGGTCATGGCAAGTCGATTGTGGTGGGCTATTTTTTGGCGCGCAAGGGTGGGTGGCGTCAGGGAATTGCCCTGGGGACGAGTATTACCTTTATCCATACGCTGAGTGCCGTTCTGCTGCTTGTGATTTTGTATCTGGTTATGCGGGCGACGGTATTCCCGTCGTTTGAATTTGCCCGCGAAAACATTGAGAAGGCGAGCTACGCCTTGGTGATGCTGACGGGCGTTTTGCTTGTTGCCATCGCCGTAAGGGACTTGGTTCGCCGATTCCGTCGCTCAGAAAAAAGGGACCGCGCGACTCCTGCCTCGTGGAAAGAGATTATGGCTGTCGCTGCAGTGACAGGGATCGTCCCGTGCCCGGCGGTCGCCTTGATTGTGCTCTTTTGCCTGCTCCACTCGATGGTTCTGCTTTCGCTTTTGGGCGCGCTCTTCATTTGCATCGGCATGACGGTGACTAATGTTTCGTTCGGTATAGCGGCGGTCGCCATGAGTAAGGGGATTGACAAGGGGGCCGTCCGTTCTGGACGTTTTGCGAGCGACATCCACATTGCGGCGGCACTTGTGGGCGGCATTCTCGTGTTTATGTCGGGACTTCTGCTGTTTGTCAATGTTTTTTCGGGACGGTGCTGA
- a CDS encoding FISUMP domain-containing protein has protein sequence MRFCGLWMTVALAGGLLAACGDDDSFGPNRNDNDDPWENLSSPFSSSDAQLKSSSSSSKTTSSSLAQDAKFNAFTDERDGHVYRVVQVGDLVWMADNLNYYDVSKVSYLMNSSWCIDGKGSNCGKSGRLYTYAAATGDSTCPKGWHLPLDYEWKTIKSEWESVKDSFNLVATGEYFSTLKTDDYARYWSATEANSSAAVEWYILTTSASAVWGSQEYDKKMGYAVRCVADADDVRLDTYVESEKISSSSEKRSSSSSVVSSSSMLSSSSAMFSSSSEEFSSSSEKVSSSSVEASSSSISKIVPVAEYDEFMATWKSGLLTKAGDCDDCNAFTDARDGNVYRVVVIGEQVWMAENLRFAETEDGYSTCPFVEKDSASGCLYDFDAANSACPAGWKLPSTEDWATLLATSQKMETSVCVLISKDAQEMGRVCSTRDESGFSAYPTGEFSEYHLARSDDVARYWTSTEANSLGATEWYFQGAGLQKQNYEKRYGYGVRCILSEKQVLDAVRK, from the coding sequence ATGCGTTTTTGTGGTCTTTGGATGACGGTTGCTCTGGCGGGCGGCTTGTTGGCGGCTTGCGGCGATGACGATAGTTTCGGCCCTAATCGCAACGATAACGATGACCCGTGGGAGAACCTGAGTTCCCCCTTCTCGTCAAGTGATGCGCAGCTCAAAAGCTCTTCGTCGTCAAGTAAAACGACCAGTTCCTCGTTGGCGCAGGATGCCAAATTCAACGCCTTTACCGATGAGCGCGACGGGCACGTTTACCGCGTGGTTCAAGTCGGAGACCTGGTTTGGATGGCCGACAACCTGAACTATTACGACGTGTCCAAGGTTTCGTACTTGATGAATAGCTCCTGGTGCATTGACGGGAAAGGCTCTAATTGCGGAAAGTCTGGGCGCCTCTATACCTATGCGGCTGCCACTGGCGATTCCACCTGCCCCAAGGGATGGCACTTGCCCCTAGATTATGAGTGGAAAACCATCAAGTCGGAATGGGAGTCGGTCAAGGATTCCTTTAATCTCGTGGCGACCGGCGAATATTTTAGCACTTTAAAAACGGATGATTACGCCCGCTATTGGAGCGCTACCGAAGCGAATAGCAGTGCCGCCGTGGAATGGTACATTCTCACTACAAGCGCGAGCGCCGTATGGGGTTCGCAGGAATATGACAAAAAAATGGGCTATGCGGTGCGGTGTGTAGCTGATGCAGATGATGTAAGGCTCGATACCTACGTGGAATCCGAAAAAATTTCCTCGTCCAGCGAAAAGCGCAGTTCCTCGTCCAGCGTAGTCTCTTCTTCAAGCATGTTGTCTTCTTCCAGCGCGATGTTCTCGTCATCCAGTGAGGAATTTTCCTCGTCCAGCGAGAAGGTTTCTTCGTCCAGTGTCGAAGCCTCCAGCAGTTCAATTTCGAAGATTGTACCAGTCGCGGAGTACGACGAGTTCATGGCGACCTGGAAGTCGGGTCTTTTGACCAAGGCCGGCGACTGCGACGATTGCAACGCCTTTACGGACGCCCGCGACGGCAACGTGTACCGTGTCGTTGTGATTGGTGAACAGGTGTGGATGGCCGAGAACCTGCGGTTTGCGGAAACCGAGGACGGTTATTCCACTTGTCCCTTCGTAGAAAAGGATTCGGCCAGTGGCTGCCTGTACGATTTTGATGCAGCCAATAGCGCATGCCCTGCCGGCTGGAAGTTGCCTTCGACCGAGGATTGGGCGACCCTATTGGCTACAAGCCAAAAAATGGAAACGTCCGTGTGCGTCCTGATTTCGAAGGATGCTCAAGAAATGGGACGCGTCTGCTCGACACGGGATGAATCCGGCTTTTCGGCTTACCCGACAGGGGAATTCTCCGAATATCATTTGGCTCGTTCCGATGATGTGGCCCGTTACTGGACTTCGACGGAGGCCAATTCCCTTGGAGCCACGGAGTGGTATTTCCAGGGGGCCGGCCTTCAAAAGCAGAACTACGAAAAAAGATACGGGTACGGCGTGCGTTGCATTTTGAGCGAAAAACAGGTCTTGGATGCCGTCCGTAAGTGA